DNA from Plutella xylostella chromosome 19, ilPluXylo3.1, whole genome shotgun sequence:
TCAACTTAATCACCACCAATCaagataaataatatcaatCATAATAATCACATACAGGAATGTATGTTTGCAACTTAAAAATACTCTTATGTGTAATAAAAAGTGACTTATCAAAACATAAAATGGCTCATTGGTTTCTTGCAGCTGCAATtattaccaaataaaaatataaagtaagtATCTATAAAAACAtctaaagatacatttataaaataaaaataaactagttCAGTTAATTAAACACTCTTCTAGTATGATTGATTGCCACCTCATTGGAAAGTTGCCAAATCTTACataatttaacaaattaaTATCAAATCAAGTTAAAGATAGTGTAAGGCACAGATGATAAGTTATTGAATCTTGCATCCCTTTCTTTTCTTGTGCACCTGTTCttgtttgtttttcttctTGTTGAGGGCTTCAGCTGTGATGTCAGATATGACTGACAGTCTTTTGGAGGGGTCGCTGCAGTCGTGGCCGCGGCTCTGAGAGGTGGAGCTGTAGTCAGGGGGGAAGGTGGAGGTGTACAcattgttgttgtcactgtAGCTGTGGGACATGCCGGGGTGCGGCACTCCAGGGGGACCGGTATCAGCCTGGTCTGTGGGGTAGTGAGATGCGGGCCGGATGCTGACAGGGTCAGGGAATCGAGGCTTCTTGttggcggcgggcggcggcggcggctgtcGGTGCTGCATGGCCGCCACGCTGTGCGAGCTCGGCTGCTCATGGTCCGTATCATCATGTGATACGGACCATGAGCAGCCGAGCTCGCACCCTCCTACATCAGTCCTCCTGGTGAAACTGTCACtgttataatattgttttgataTTTCTTTAGACTGTAAGGCACTGGCTTTTGACTGAATTTGTTCCTTTTCAAAAGGTTCAACATAGTTCAAGTCTGAATCAACAGACTTGCAGAGTCTCATGCCATTTGTTTCTCGAATAAGGTCCTGTGGATTGCTGTATGCATCAAGCAGCTGTGCCTGTGAGCTCTGAGACTCCCCCGCCTGCCCCTCGCTCTGCTGCTGAGACAGCCTTTGCTGCTTTTTCAGTAGAGCCTTCTGTTTCGCTTTCTCTTTGGCTCTTTGCAACTTTTTGTACTCTCTCTCCTGGAGGAGGCGGGCGAGCTCCCCGTCCTGCGCCTCCACAGCGCAGCGCATGTCGGCCGCCAGCAGCGCGTCGCCGCCGTCCGCGTGGCTCAGCTCGCGGGCCAGGCGCGCGTCGCGCTCCTCCTGCCACAGCCGCCGCCGCATCTCCTCCACCTCAGCAGGGGACAGGCCCAGCTCGTCGGGGCTGATGTCGGGCAGCACGGgagcgggggcgggcgcggggggcggcgcgcgcgagGGGCCGGGCTGCAgcgggcgcgcggcggcggcggcgcgctggcGGCGCAGGTGGATCTCGGCCATCTGGCGCGCGATGTCGGCGTCGCGCTCGGCCTggcggcgccgcgcgcgctcGCGGCCGCGCGCCTCGCTCTCCAGCTGCTGCTGCTCGCCCAGCGCCACGGGGAAGTCCTCGCGGATCTGCTGGTTGCGGCAGCGGTTCTCGCACAGGCGCGAAGAGATCTCGCGGTCCTGCAGGCGGTGCGCCAGCGCCCCGTCCGCGCGCACCAGCCACTGCTCGCGCAGGTCCGTCACGTGGCCCAGCTTGGGCATCGTGTCGCGCGCCTGGAACCCCGCCATCGCCGAGCGAGACGCTTTCACGAATCACCGAGCGAGATCTCGGATTACGCTTTCCAAATTGTTCCTATCGTCGCGAGACGACACTGCGGATGGATTACGTTGGCGTAATCGTAACAGTCGCACTTAATTGTGTTTTGGCACGTATGAATGAGCGAGTCTCGTATGATGACTTGACGAGTCTGGGCACAAAACATGAACTTCACTATAAACACAACACACGCGACTGACAACTTTCTTCGGGCATCGCCGcccccgtgggaatttcgatGGTAAACTTTTTATACTTTGCGTGTGAACTTCGGGTCTGAACAATGGGGACTATAAAGTTTGATAatctacataattaaataGCGATGAATGCACGGTTCACCTCTCTCGTCTCGTTTCATTTTCTTCTGTTTCCTCCCCCCGCACCTCGAAATTCCAATCCTCGATGACAATTGACAGATTGAATGacagtagtttttttttcgactTACGATTACATAGTGatgtttttagatatattttcgattataaaaaataaatgtatagaaacaaccataaattaaataatacaggGTGGCTTTTCTAAATAGGTCATACATATAGCCAGTAAACAGTTTCATTACTGAGGagcagaaataaaataaaaaatagcgaggagcggtggtagctcagtcgggtaagcgctcgcttctcacgccagagatgcgggttcgaatcccggcgctgacatgtaccaatgagttcttttctgaatttaagtacaatgtataccatcgctcttacggtgaaggaaaacatcgtgaggaaacctgcatatctagatttagcacatctagatatgtgaacccaccaacccgcagtggaccagcgtggtgggcaatggtccaagcttaggaaggcagtttagaccttggggatatgcacaaaggttccattcgagagagccaggtgcaggtactgacacccccacacagaatagaatagaaataaaaaatatgttttaaat
Protein-coding regions in this window:
- the LOC119690611 gene encoding coiled-coil domain-containing protein 50, which codes for MAGFQARDTMPKLGHVTDLREQWLVRADGALAHRLQDREISSRLCENRCRNQQIREDFPVALGEQQQLESEARGRERARRRQAERDADIARQMAEIHLRRQRAAAAARPLQPGPSRAPPPAPAPAPVLPDISPDELGLSPAEVEEMRRRLWQEERDARLARELSHADGGDALLAADMRCAVEAQDGELARLLQEREYKKLQRAKEKAKQKALLKKQQRLSQQQSEGQAGESQSSQAQLLDAYSNPQDLIRETNGMRLCKSVDSDLNYVEPFEKEQIQSKASALQSKEISKQYYNSDSFTRRTDVGGCELGCSWSVSHDDTDHEQPSSHSVAAMQHRQPPPPPAANKKPRFPDPVSIRPASHYPTDQADTGPPGVPHPGMSHSYSDNNNVYTSTFPPDYSSTSQSRGHDCSDPSKRLSVISDITAEALNKKKNKQEQVHKKRKGCKIQ